In Leptolyngbya sp. 'hensonii', the genomic window TAAATGGATAAAAAAAGTATCGAGGGCCTGCAAGATAGGGATGAATACTAGAAACAGATACCCGAAAGGCAACAAGTCCAATGTTCAAAAACAAGAGAAAGCTAAGAGATATTAGAGGATTTTCAAAAGCTATTTCTTTCTTTTTAGCTATGAGTAAGATTGCCGAAGCAATAATAGTAACGATGACGAAGCCAAAATACAGATTAGCCTCATCATTACCAAAAGAGTAAAACGAGTAATAGCCAAATAACTTCGAGATGATTTTGTCCAAGTGGTCAATTGAAATTTTATTCAAATTCATTAAGCTGGCAGATTGATCGCTAGATTGCAGATTCCTAGAATAAATATAGATTTGAATACCTGCTATCAAAAGAGCTTGTAGAGTAAACAATGCTTCAAACAGCCTCTTGCTAATCAAAGATTTTACAAGCAATACAGTAGACACAGGAACAATCGCAGGGGATGAGAGTCCACAAAACCAAAGAGTAATCGTCCTTAATATTTTTTGAGATTTGGAATCGTCAGGATTCCAGAATGGTAGTAGAAAGAGTGCAAGACCAGCAAACCAAAAAGTATATGACGGTAATACAAAGCACTCCACATCAGTTGGAATAAACAGAGCAAAAATGACTAGAAGAACCTGCCCCTTCAAAGATATTGGTGAAAGGGCTATAAGCGACATCACCAATCCAGAAAACAGTGTTGAGAATACCGTGCTTACAATCGGATAATAGTGCAGTCCTACCAACCAAAGCGATATGCCAGAAATTAATTTTGGAATAACGGTAAGATATCCACCTACTGGGGGAACTGGCTCCAGAAGAGATCTAAAGCTATCTTCTAAAAAAGACGGCAAGTAATAAATTCCATCTTCCACCCAAACTTGGGGATCTAGGAATTGATCTGATCTTCTCAAAAAGAATACAAGGATTGTCAGGCAACAAATCAGAAGAACTTTAGGTCTGGTACTGGTACTATCCCAAAAACATCTCAACTTCTCAGAAAATTTTCTCGCATAGATTAGCGGCTCATACTTCATATTTTTGATTTCAAAAAGTCTTATTCCTGCTATTCAAATCAGAAAAGTGATGATTAATGCTTGATTTTTATAAGCTCTAAAAAGCATAGATATTATCACCTCTAACCAAAATTTCTATAGTCGTATCCTCTCTATTTCATCCAAGCTAATCGTATCCTCCCTTCGGTCATACAGCGCCGTAGTTTTGCTATTTTCATGCGCTGCAATTTTCTGAGCGTTGTCCCTGCTGCCGCCATTCCTCAGGTAATTCGTGATTCCTGAAGCTCGGAAAGTGTGATTGCAGGCATCAGTGTTGACTCCCGCTGCCAGTGCTCGTCGTTTAATCATTGCCCAGGCTTCCTGTCGCTGAAGTCCCCGCTCAGTAAGCTTTCGTGTTTTCCCAATCGTTGTGCGGAAGAGGGGAGTACCTTTCTCATTCCAGAGATCAGCTTCATCTATATATTGGTCGAGGTATTCTTCAGCTTTGTGGTGGGTTGGCACCTCATGGTACTTACCGCCTTTCTCATGAAGTCGAAGCCAATATCGTTTGCCCTTTTGAAAGTAATCTTCTACCTGCATCCCCAACACGGCACCGATCCGGGCAAAGCTAAAAAACATGGTAGCGATCAGTGCCCGATCGCGTAGCCCAACGATGTGGGATACATCGATGGAGTCGAGTAGCTCCCGCATTTCCTCATCGGTGAGCACTGGCGTTTTGCCTTTCTTGATTCGGTACTTTGGCCCCCGTACTTCCGCCGCTGGACTTTCCTTGAGAATCCCACCT contains:
- a CDS encoding tyrosine-type recombinase/integrase gives rise to the protein MSLIGISQKGLTTPSPTQGSGLSLPVLITNAGQETARRFIEFFIVSIRNQNTREAYARAIKQFLDWCNEYGLEFSDINSLAIAAYVERHPGSAPTINQHLAAIRIMFRWMVTGGILKESPAAEVRGPKYRIKKGKTPVLTDEEMRELLDSIDVSHIVGLRDRALIATMFFSFARIGAVLGMQVEDYFQKGKRYWLRLHEKGGKYHEVPTHHKAEEYLDQYIDEADLWNEKGTPLFRTTIGKTRKLTERGLQRQEAWAMIKRRALAAGVNTDACNHTFRASGITNYLRNGGSRDNAQKIAAHENSKTTALYDRREDTISLDEIERIRL